A stretch of DNA from Bacillota bacterium:
CTATCTTGATATAAAAAAGCTTGAAAAGCTTGCGGCGACAGACTCGCTTACATGCATTTTCAATCGGGCACTTTTTAATGATAAACTTTCAGACAGCATTGATTTATGGAAGAAAAACGGGATGGATTTTTCTGTGATATTCTGTGATATAGATAATATGAAAACCATTAATGACACGCTAGGCCATATTATCGGAGATAAGGTCATTGTAGGAATCGTTGATCTCATAAAAAACAATTTACGCCCTGGAGATATATTTGCCAGATGGGGCGGCGACGAATTTGTCATACTGCTGTCTGAAACAAATAAAAACACAGCTGTAAAAATAGCCGAAAATCTCCGTTCGGCTATAGGTTATAAAGTCATTGAAGGTATACAGGCTATTACCTGCAGTTTCGGGGTTGTTTCATCGGAAGATGGTGATTCGATAGAAGAACTACTCATAAATGCGGATACATTGCTTTATGAAGCTAAAAACGGGAAAAACATGGTAATGTACAGGTAATCAGCGATAACGCTTATAACGTCTGCCACCGTATCTGCGCTGACTTCTCTTGCGTTTATTGAGATAGGTAATAATAATGTATCCGATAAATAGTAAAATTGCCGCGACTATCAAAATCCGAAGAGCAATACTAGTCAGAAAAGCCATTATTTCATGCATTATGAAAAGTATCGTACTGCGGCTTACGTTGGATTGGGATACAAGGGGCGCCCTGCCATATTCAACGCCGTTATATATAAATTCGACCTCGCCCAGCTCGTCGCCTTTTTTAATAGGTGCTTTAACAGGGTGTTCCTTCATTTCAATTTTGCGCTGAAGGCTGTTTTCATCAACGCTGTTAGGAAGCAGAGTAGTATAACCGTCCGGCGAAATCAGCACCACGGAATCGGCAAGACTGGATAACGAAACAGGGACTTCTGTGACCGGCTCTTTAGCCTTTAATACCTGCACACTTTTATAATTATCAAATACCCATGATGAAAGTGCCTTAGCATCTATAAAACAGCTTTTTCGTTTGTTTTCTGAATTTCGTGTACCGCCCATTACAATGCATATGTAATTTAAATTGTTGGCCTTTACAGCAGTTGCGACGGAATAACCGCTTTCTGGTGTGTAGGAAGCGATTATGCCGCGTGCGTATTTGTAATAATAATCTGAAACGAAACGGTCAGGAGAACTTACTATTAAATTATTAGTTGAATAATAATTCCTGTCGTCTGTTATATTGGTTGCAGAAATTCTTTTATATTGAATATTAGCATAATCCATAAATTTAGGGGCTGTATAAGCGGCCTTTGTAATAAGAAACATGTCATATGCTGTTGTATATTGGTTTGTATCGTCAATTCCGCTTGGGTTTGTAAAATTCGTATCTTTGCAGTTTAATTTTTTGACATAATCGTTCATCATTGGAACAAAATCTTTGACACTCCCTGCAACATGTTCGGCAAGGGCGTTTGCAGCGTCGCATGCGTTTCGTGTAAACATGCAGTATAGAAGGTTTGAAACGCTTATCTGCTCACCGGGTTTAAGTGATGCGGTTAGCGCATTTTTATCGTTCGCGACACCATCCTGTACAGAGCTATTTATTGTGACCATAGTGTCAAGATCAGGTACGTTATTAAGCACTATCAGGGCTGTAACGATCATGTTTAAATTGCCCGGCGCAGTTCTTTCGCGAGCACCCTCTTCGAATAAGACTATATTTGTTTCAAGATTTACTATGATTGCCCGTTTCGATTCTATCGAAGGCGCAGAAGTATCAGCTGCACCAGCTTTGATCACAGGCTGGAGCAGAACAAAGCACAATATAACAGCTATAAGACGTTTTATTTGCATATATTGAATACACCCGTTCAGCCGCTATAAGCGGCAACTATATTAATATTTATCAAGGAAGAACAACATTGAAAAGAATAAAAATTTATTACATTAGTGTTGCCATTATTACAGCTATATTTGCGGCGGCAATTATTTTTATTAATAACTCTGACAGCCTGTTTGGTTACACTTTTGTGCACAATGAAAGTGTTTCTGATGCCGATGCCCAAAAGGATTATAGAATAAATATAAATACTGCAGGCGTGGATGAGCTTGATATGATCGACGGTATCGGTGAGGCAACCGCAAAAGAAATTATAGAATATCGCGAGGAATATGGAAATTTTAAAAATATTGAGGACATTAAAAATGTCAAAGGCATTAAAGACAAGACCTTTGACAAAATAAAAAGGTACATAAAGACAAATTAACACTAGACAGAAAAGTCGTCCTTATCGTAAGTTGGAAGACTTGGCCTGCGCATAGGAATACGTTTGAAGACGTCATATCTAAAACCGCGGCATGTATAATCCTCTCGGACAATACCGCGTTTTTGACATATAAGTTCTTCCCTGCCGGTAATCTTTGTCGCTTTTTCACATAAAGCGCATATTTTAGGATGATCTTTTGAAAAAATCATTTCAAATCCCTCTGAAATTTATACTATTAATTATTATACATGCCTTTTATTTCGTTTTCCAGTACTTTTTAAAAAAGTAATAACAAGAGATAAACCTAAAAATATTAAACAAGCACAGAATATAGATAATGACGATAATAAAGTTGATTTTAGATCCATGCCGCTTAAGTTTCTTATCGGCATCGACCCTGAGCCGATCACGGGAATCCGGATTGGATAAAATATAGCGGCTGCATACGTGATTGCGGCACCGATCAAAGACTGGGCGAATTTACCTAAAATATATGGGGTGGCGGAAAGCCCGCTTCCAGATAAGAAAGACAAAACCTGGCAATGGACGGAAAGTCCAGCCCAGCTGAGGATTGCGCCGGTGACAGCAAGCCTTATGGGGATTACCGCAGCACCTTTCCCTGCAAGACGAACGCCGGTTGTGACCTCGAAAAAACCCTTGACTAAGTTGCTGGATATTTCATTGCCATAGGGGGTGAATGAGAGCAGACTGGCAAAAACATGACTTATAAAAGGTATAAACTTAAGCTGTGTCAAAAGTTCGATTACAACGGCAAAAAACATTATAAAAGCGCATATGTAGAAAACATTTTCAGCAGAAGATTTTACAGCAGTTACAAAAATATCTGACCGTGAACGAAGAGGGGGCTTCCTTTTTTGATGAAAGGGTGCTCCTGATTTTTGCTTTGAATGATAAAAGCGGAAAATGACGCCGGTTATGACCGAGGCAATGGTTTGACAGGTATAAAGCAGGATACCTACCCGAACATCTTTCCAGATTCCTGCACCTACAGTGCCGAGAATGAAAGCAGGGCCGGTATTGTTGCAGAAAGCAAGCAGCCTTTCCGCTTCGTTTTTTGTGCATTGTCCACTTTGGTACAGGCTTATAGCTGTATTTGCGCCAACCGGATAACCGCTGAGTATCCCAAGAAAAAAGGCAATTCCGCTGCAGCCGGGCAGCCCGAACACATGCTTCATAAATCCTGAAAAAACAGGACCTATTTTAGCGGCAAAGCCGCTGGTTATAATCATTGACGACAATACAAAAAATGGAAACAAGGAGGGCAGTATGACATTTCCACAAACGGCAAGTGTATCGATTACGACAGCGCTTACCGGTTTTGGAAAGATAAGAAGTCCCACAAGGAACACTGTAATGGCAAGATAAAAAAAGATATCGAAAAGCTTTATAAGCAATTTGCGCATGAAAACATTCACCTCTCAAAAGTATATGTTAGCAAAGCCTGCATTTAAAACAATTTGCTTGCATAAAAATTTATAGGAACATAAGAGAGGTGGCACTTTTGAAAGATAGCAGCAAAAAGGATTTGAAAAAGACAAAGAGAAGAGCGCCCATAATGTCCGAAATTTTGGATATGTCACCAGATATTTTCGGACGGCTGCCTCAGATAGAGATGACCGGGAACCGTGAAATTACGGTTGAGGGTCACCATGGAGTAGTTGAATACGAAAATTCAGTGATAAAACTCAGCTGCGGTAAGATGCTCATGGTGATCTTTGGCGAAAACCTAGTGATCAAAAACTTCAACGATGAGTATTTGACAGCTTCGGGTTTTATTACCCGCATAGAATTTTTGGATTGAAGAGGAAAAGAAAATGTTTATTATTCACATTGTCAGGCTTTTTCTTGGATATGTAAATTTGACTGTGCGGGGACTTTTTACCGAACGGTTTTTGAATATGTGCATGAAATCAGGAGTCAGTGTTTGGAATATAAAAAAGAATTCGACGGATGAACTGACGCTGTCTACGCTTAGAAAAAATGTAAAAGATATTAATAAAATTGCGGCCGCTTCCGGGAATACTGCAAGCGTTGTTAAAACACGCGGATTGCCATTCATGGTGAAGAAATATAAAAAGCGTTATGCGTTAGCATTGGGAATGGTTGTCTGCGCTGTTTTGATTTTTACCACGTCTTCTTTTGTATGGTCGATAGAGGTATCAGGAAACGAAAAAGTTGAATCATCGGCGATTTTGAATTCGCTGCAAAAATACGGCTTTAAAAAGGGCATATTAAAATCGTCAATTCAACATGATTTTCTGACACAGTCTGTACTTCTTGATATGCCGGAGCTTTCATGGTTATCACTTAACGTCAAAGGCACTAAAGTCGAAGTCGAGGTAAAAGAACGGGTAAAGGCGCCTGATATTGTTGACAAAACTACTCCTAGAAACATTGTTGCTAAAGAAACGGGTCAGATTATTTCCATCGAAGCATACGAGGGGCAAAGCGTTGCAACAGTGGGTGCTGCAGTCAGCAAGGGAGATGTGCTTGTGAGCGGTCAGATAACGAATACAGAGGGAAAGACACGGCTTGTTGCGGCACGGGCAAAGGTCTTGGCACGAACGTGGTATACTTTTATGAATACCTGTCCCAAAACAATAGTAGAGCGTGAGAAAACAGGGAAAGTTTACTCAAGGAACACTTTGAAAATTTTTGATTTTCCAATAAAATTGTTCATAAAGAGTGGTATTCCTGTGACAAACTATGATAAAATTGAAACAAAAAAGGAATTATCTGTAGGTCATGATTTTTATCTTCCGATAACTCTCTACAAGGAGAGCTTTGAAGAGGTGCGCGAGGTGGAAAGACAGCTTACACCGGATGAGCAAAGGCAGCTCTGCCTTGACAGTCTGAACAAAGCAAAAAACGAGCATCTCAAGGATGTGAATATCGAATCGGAAAATGTTAAGGAGCGTGACGATAACGGATCACTTATCATGACACTTGAGTGTCAGTGCATCGAAAATATCGCTGAAGACGCACCTATCACTCAGACGGAGGTTCCAGAAGATATACCAAAAACACAAGGATAAAATAAAGGAGCAGAATATGGCGGACAGGATCGTCAGCGTTGACAGGGTCGAGGAGGTCATAAGTGCCTTCGGCAGTCTGGACGAAAATATTGAAAATATCGAGCGTAAATTCGGCGTAAATATTGTATTTCGTGGCGGCGAACTGAAAGTTACCGGAGAGGATATCGAAAAAACCGAACAGGCGGCTAAAGCTCTTGAAGGCATATTTCTGCTTGCCAGCCGCGGTATGCAGCACCGTGATGTGGATGTGGATTATATCATATCACTTGTAAAAGAGGGGCAGGAGGACAAGATAGCAACACTTGGAACAGACAGTATCTGCCTTACTGCAAAGGGCAAACCCATAAAGGCAAAAACGATAGGACAGCAGAAATATATCGCGTCTATACGGGATAATACTATCAGTTTCGGTATCGGCCCCGCAGGAACAGGAAAAACTTATCTTGCGGTCGCAATGGCGGTTGCAGCATTTCGTGAAAAAACGGTCAACCGGATAATCATAACGCGCCCCGCTGTTGAAGCGGGTGAAAAGCTCGGCTTTCTGCCGGGTGATTTGCAGAATAAAGTTGATCCTTATCTTCGCCCTCTTCATGACGCGCTTTTTGATATGCTCGGGGTAGAAACATACCAGAAATATCTTGAGCGGGGGAATATTGAGGTTGCTCCCCTTGCGTATATGAGGGGAAGGACACTTGACGATTCGTTTATAATTCTTGACGAGGCGCAAAATACGACGACGGAACAGATGAAAATGTTTTTGACCCGCCTTGGATTCAATTCTAAAATGGTAATAACCGGAGATATAACACAGACTGATCTGCCATCTGGAAAGAAAAGCGGACTAATAGAAGCGAAAAAGGTGCTTGAGGGCGTTGATGACATCGGGATATGCATGCTTACTACACGTGACGTAGTTCGCCATAAGCTTGTACAGCAGATCGTGAATGCCTATGAAAAGTATGAGGCGAAAAAAGCTTCCCACACGCGGAGCATAAAAGTATGACACACAGATTTAGCTTTGCAAATCGTCAGGACAAGCTTAAAACTCCGAAATCACTGCGTGATCTTTTAAGGACATGTTGTACCGCCGCGCTTGAAGCGGAAGGCTTTCCATATCCTGCGGAGATCGATATCACTTTTACTGATAACAGAGAGATTCATGATATAAATTCAAGCGAGCGCGGCATAGACAGAGAGACGGATGTGCTCTCTTTTCCTATGCTGGAATTTGATGTGCCGGGGGATTTTTCAAAAGTAATCAAAGATCCTTCGGGGCGGGTGCTTCTTGGGAATATTGTTTTGTCCCTAGAAAAGGCGAAAAGTCAGGCTGAGGAATACGGCCACAGCTTTGAACGCGAGACCGCTTTCCTGACCGTCCATTCCATACTTCACCTCATGGGTTACGATCATATGGAGCCGGAAAGCGAAAGGGAAATGTTTGAAAAGCAGGAGCAGATACTTCAAAATCTCGGGATTACAAGATAGGAGAATTATATGGTTAACCATTCTGGATTTATTGCGATAGTAGGAAGGCCTAATGTGGGAAAATCAAGCATATTGAATGCGCTTGTTGGGCAAAAAGTCGCTATCGTTTCCAATAAGCCTCAGACCACCCGAAACCGCATACTTGCGGTTTTGACTGAGGACACTGCTCAGGCAGTGTTTATGGATACCCCCGGACTTCACAGGCCAAGGACAAAACTCGGCGAATATATGATGAAAGCCGCAAGCGACGCACAGTCTGAGGTTGACGTCGTCCTGCTTGTAGTTGAACCGACTGGAGAGGCGGGAACAACCGAGCAAAATGTAATAGAACACGCAAAAGAATCGGGGTCGTCAATTATCCTTGCGGTTAATAAGATAGACATTAGCAGCAAAGAAAACGTTGCTAAAACTATTGCAGCATACGCTGAAATTGCGGATTTTACCGCAGTGATACCCGTTTCCGCAAGAAAGAACGACGGTATCGATATTCTGAAAAAAGAAATCATTAATCTTTTGCCTGAGGGGCCGCAGTATTTTCCAGAGGACACACTGACTGATCAGCCGGAAAAACAGCTTGCGGCTGAGATATTGCGTGAGAAATCCCTGCAGATACTGCGCGACGAGGTGCCCCACGGAATTGCGGTTGAGATTGAATCATTCAAGGAAGGCAAGACTAAAGAAAAAGAGGATATTATCCGCATTTCGGCGGCCCTTTATTGCGAAAAAGAATCCCATAAAGGAATCATAATAGGCAAAAAAGGTGAAACGCTTAAAAAAATAAGCTCGTTTGCAAGAAAAGATATGGAACAGGTTTTTGACTGCCATGTTTTTCTTGAGGTTTTTGTTAAAGTGAAGGAAAACTGGAGAGACAGCGACTTTCTTTTAAAAAACTTTGGATATAATAGTTAAAAAGTAAAAAAAGTGCCGGGTATTAAAAGACTGTAACAGCAAAAAATGAAATCAGATTTGGTTTTTATGGAGGCTGTTATGAATTCTATATGGAATCTATTTGAAAAAAGCGGAAATATAAACGTATATCTACTTTATAAAATGACAGGCGAAAACGATAAACCAGTAAAACTAGTTGGCGATAATAAAATATGCGCAGCCGGACAGGCTGTTTGTCAGAATAAAAGCGGGAGTGCTGTGTGAACCTTAAGGTTAAGGGATTTGTGATAAAAGAAACGGCGGTGGGCGAGAGCGATAAAGTGCTCACCGTCTTGGCACAGGGGCTTGGAAAGATACAGGCATGGGCGCGGGGCAGCAGGAGACTAAAAAGCCCTCTCATGGCGGCTTCCCAATGTTTCACCTACGCCGATTTCACTTTATTTAAAAACAAGGATACATATTCTGTAAACCAGGCTGAAATTATCGCCGGTAATTTTGAACTGCGAAAAAATATTGAAACGCTGGCGCTTGCAAGCTATATAACAGAGCTTGCCGGTAAAGTCGTGCAGGAAAACGCCGCTGATGATGAAATATTGAAGCTGACACTCAACACGCTTTATCTGCTCGGAAAGGGTGATAGACCTGCCGCACTAATCAAAAGCGTTTACGAACTGCGCCTAATGATGCTGTCAGGCTTTATGCCGGAACTGCATGATTGTGTTCTGTGCGGCGGTGAGATCGAAAAGCCGCTTTACTTTGACAGCGCCGCAGGCGGCGTTGTGTGCGAAAGCTGCCGGGAGAAGGACGGTGACGCAGTTTCTGTCTCGCCATCCGTTTATAAGGCGCTTTGCCGCATAATGGGAGAAGAGGGGATATTCAGCTTTTCGCTTTCCGACCATGCGCTTTCAGAGCTTTCTGTAATGGCAGAGGCATTTGTGCTTATGCATACAGATTTTGCATTTAAGACACTCGATTTTTACAAAACACTGTGTTAGAGGTGAAACATATTGACGGAACTTAACGAAAAATCACTTAATACTCTTGAATATAGAAAAATAACGGAACAACTTGCGGCTCACGCGGTCTGCGAGGACGCAAAAGAACTTGCGAGAGGCCTTATGCCTGTGACAAGTCTTACGGAAGTCATGCTGAGACTTACCGAAACGGAGGATGCAGTAAAACTTGCTGGCAAAAAAGGAAGCCCTGGGTTTGCAGAGATCCGCAGCGTTGACACTGCTCTCAAACGTGCAGACAAGGGAGCGGCGCTGTCGCTTCGTGAGCTTTTGGATGTCGCCTATATCCTTAAGACAACGCGAAGACTGCAGGAATACATGGATGACAATATGAATGGCCTTTCTATAAAAGAGCTATTTTCAGGGCTTGAGGCAGATAGATTTGTCGAGGGGAAGATAGACAGCGCCATTATTTCTGAGGAAGAGGTATCCGATAATGCAAGTCCAGCGCTTGCCTCCATAAGAAGAAAAATCAGCCGCTCACTCGAAAACGCGCGTGAAGTCTTGCAGAGACTGATAAGATCACAGCAAAACCATAAATACCTGCAGGAACCTATCATTACAATGCGCGGCGACCGTTATGTAGTGCCAGTTAAATCAGAATACAGAAGCGAAATACCCGGACTTGTACATGACACTTCCGGCAGCGGATCTACATTATTTGTCGAGCCCATGCCTGTTGTTGAGGCAAACAACGAACTTCGTATGCTGCGCGCTGAAGAGCAGAAAGAGATCGAACGGATATTGTTTGAGCTTTCGAGCGATGTCTCAAACATTACGGAGAAAATCAGAAAAGATTATACTATCATAGTCCGGCTTGATTTTATATTTTCAAAAGCAAAATATGCGTATGCAATAAAAGCTACACGTCCTATCATGAACGACAAGGGCATCATTGACCTGAGACGCTCACGCCATCCGCTTATCGATCCGGCTAAAGTGGTTCCAACAAACATCAGTCTTGGCGGGGATTATACGACTTTGGTTATTACTGGCCCTAATACCGGCGGCAAAACTGTAACGCTCAAGACGATAGGGCTGCTGACACTGATGGCTGAGGCGGGGCTTTTCGTTCCGTGTGCGGACGAAAGCAGACTTTCGGTTTTTGACAATGTATTCTGCGATATTGGCGACGAGCAAAGCATCGAACAGTCATTATCAACGTTTTCGTCACATATGACAAATATCGTGAAAATAATAAATGAGGTGGACAGGGATTCTCTGGTACTCTTTGACGAGCTTGGCGCGGGAACTGACCCAGTAGAGGGTGCCACGCTTGCGATATCTATTCTTGAAAGGGTTAAGGCTTTCGGGGCAAAGACAGCCGCAACGACCCATTACGCTGAGCTAAAAGTATATGCGCTTAAAACCCCAGGTGTTGAAAACGCATCTTGCGAATTTGACGTTGAGACCCTTAAACCGACCTATAAGCTTTTGATCGGCATTCCGGGAAAATCAAATGCATTTGCAATATCGTCTAAATTGGGGCTTGACGACGATATTATTTCACGCGCTCGTTCCCTTATAGGAAGCGAAAGTCTGCGTTTTGAAGAGGTGCTGTCCGACCTTGAGGCTAAAAGACAGGCAATGGAAAAACAGCGCGATGAAGCCGAACATATGAAGACGGAAATCGCGCGCATGAAATCCGAAATCGAGGAACAGCGAAAAAAGTTTGATCTGAGCCGTGAAAAGGAAATTGAGAAGGCAAGAAACGAGGCAAAACGCGTGCTTGCATCTTCTAAAAGATTCTATGAAAATATGGTTTCCGAACTTGAGGATATAAGACGTCAGAAGGAAAAAGAGGATTTCGAGTCGCGGCTGAATTCGGCAAAAAAATCCCTTAAAGCTGGCATTAAACAACTTGACGATACGATAGATCCTGTTGAAAATAAAGAGGATGATTATAAGCTGCCGCGGGCGCTGCGTGTTGGAGACGTCGTCCGCTTTAAAAAACTCAATAAAGAGGCGGATGTACTTACCCTTCCTGACGATAAGGGGGATATAACTGTACGTGCAGGTCTTATTAAAACGAAAGTCAATATAAGCGATGTCGTGCTTGTTGAAAAAGAGCGGGTAACGGTGAACGGAGCAGGGATGAAGTCTCTTCGCTCTACGAGTTCTAAGATAGACAGAGACGTCACTTTAGAGCTTGACCTGCGCGGCAAAATGGTTGATGAATCGGAAATCGAAATCGACAGTTTCCTTGACGGAGCTGTTATGAACGGCTTGTCTACTGTTACAATTATTCACGGGAAAGGCACCGGAGCCCTTCGTGCTGGCGTTCATTCATATCTGAAGGGACACCCGCATGTGAGATCGTTCCGCCTTGGCGTATATGGCGAGGGTGAAAGCGGCGTGACTATCGTGGAGCTTAAATAAATATCAATAAATTGCGGTATTGATATTGACAATATACATTCTTTTGAGTATACTGTAAAAGCAATTTGCTTTACATATGGGGGTGCAAGTATGAAAAGTAAAGATCTTCGCATGGCTCTGCTAATGGATTATTATGGAGCTATGCTTACGGATAAACAGCGTGAGGTCATGGAATTATATTATGACGAGGATCTTTCACTCGCCGAAATCGCAGAACATGCGCATATCACCCGCCAGGGCGTCAGAGACAGCATCAAACGCGGAGAGGCATATATACTTGAACTAGAGGAAAAACTCGGGCTTGCGGACAGAATGGCTCTTCTGGAAGAAACCATTGGAGAACTTTCAGAACATCTGTCGCATATCAGGCAGCTCAACATTGACTCATACTTCTCCCGCCCAATAGAAGAAACTGTGGCAACAGCGCTTGAAACAGCCGAGAAGGCTTTAAAATAACCGGAGGAACCTGATGCTCTTTGAATCTTTATCGGATAAATTGAATGCCGCTTTCAAACGGCTTCGCAGCAAGGGCAAGCTGACCGAGGCCGATGTCAAAGAGGCAATGCGTGAGGTAAAGCTTGCGCTGCTTGCGGCCGACGTCAATATTAAGGTCGTTAAGGAATTCGTAAACAGGACGACTGAGCGTGCTGTTGGCGAACAGGTACTTGAAAGCCTGACGCCTGCTCAGCAGATAATTAAAATAGTAAATGACGAGCTCTGTGAGATCATGGGAAAAACGCAGAGCAAACTTGAGATATCCCCTGCACCGCCCACGATCGTTATGATGGTTGGACTTCAGGGCTCGGGAAAGACCACGCATAGCGGCAAACTTGCGCTTCACCTTAAAAAGCAGGGAAAGCGCCCGCTTCTAGCGGCATGCGACATCTATCGTCCCGCCGCTGTAAAACAGCTTCAGATCGTCGGGGAAAACGCAGGCGTTCCGGTTTTTTCTATGCCGGAGGGGACGTCAGCTGTAACGATTGCTAAAGAGGCTGTTGCGCATTCAAAAAAACACGGTAATGATATTATCATTTTGGATACTGCCGGACGTCTGCATATAGACGAGGCAATGATGAACGAGCTTAAAGATGTTAAGAAAGCTATAAATCCGATTGAAATATTGCTTGTCGTCGATGCGATGACAGGACAGGACGCTGTAAATGTATCATCTGCTTTTAACGAGGCGCTCGGGATTACCGGCGTCGTCCTTACAAAAACAGACGGCGATACAAGAGGCGGCGCAGCGCTTTCGGTTAAATATGTCACTGGAAAACCGATAAAATTTGTGGGGACTGGCGAAAAGCTGGATAATCTTGAACCGTTTTATCCTGACAGGATGGCTAACCGGATACTGGGCATGGGTGATGTGCTGACCC
This window harbors:
- the ffh gene encoding signal recognition particle protein, which codes for MLFESLSDKLNAAFKRLRSKGKLTEADVKEAMREVKLALLAADVNIKVVKEFVNRTTERAVGEQVLESLTPAQQIIKIVNDELCEIMGKTQSKLEISPAPPTIVMMVGLQGSGKTTHSGKLALHLKKQGKRPLLAACDIYRPAAVKQLQIVGENAGVPVFSMPEGTSAVTIAKEAVAHSKKHGNDIIILDTAGRLHIDEAMMNELKDVKKAINPIEILLVVDAMTGQDAVNVSSAFNEALGITGVVLTKTDGDTRGGAALSVKYVTGKPIKFVGTGEKLDNLEPFYPDRMANRILGMGDVLTLIEKAEQAFDEKKAVELEKKIREQSFDLGDFYEQMQQMKNMGPLDQIAGMIPGVNSAALKDAQIDNNLMKKAGAIIESMTPKERANPDLINGSRRLRIAKGSGTQVSDVNLLLKRFDMMKKMMKQFGGGKMPKRGKFRLPF